From a region of the Sebastes umbrosus isolate fSebUmb1 chromosome 10, fSebUmb1.pri, whole genome shotgun sequence genome:
- the LOC119495957 gene encoding tripartite motif-containing protein 16-like, translated as MAQKGVQLDQETFSCSICLDLLKDPVTTSCGHSYCMNCIKSFWDGEDEKKIYSCPQCRQTFTPRPVLLKNTILAVLVEELKKTGLQAAPADHCYAGPEDVACDVCTGRKLKAFKSCLVCLASYCEKHLQPHYDSAPLKKHKLVEPSKKLQENICSRHDEVMKMFCRTDQQCICYLCSVDEHKGHDTVSAAAERTDRQRELEVSRLNIQQRIQDREKDVKLLQQEVEAVNRSADKAVEDSEKIFSELIRLMEKRSCDVKQQVRSQQKSEVSRVKELQEKLEQEITELKRRDAEMKLLSHTEDHNQFLLNYPSLSPLTESTHSSSINIRPLSYFEDVTAAVSEVRDKLQDVLREKWTNVSQTGTEVDVLLSQPEPKTRAGFLKYSREITLDPNTAYTYLLLSEGNRKATYMRQHQSYASHPDRFTAWRPQVLSRESLTGRCYWEVERRGGRVYVAVTYKSIRRAGGGNECYFGYNDKSWALDCKQDSYIFLYNNVKTPVSGPQSSRVGVYLDHSAGILSFYSVSETMTLLHRVQTTFTEPLYAGLWLDYGHGNTAELCKLK; from the coding sequence atggcgcagaaaggagttcagctggacCAGGAAACCTTCTCTTGttcgatctgtctggatctactgaaggatccggtgactacttcctgtggacacagctactgcatgaactgtattaaaagcttctgggatggagaggatgagaagaagatctacagctgccctcagtgtaggcagaccttcacaccgaggcccgtcctgctgaaaaacaccatattagcagttttagtggaggaactgaagaagactggactccaagctgctcctgctgatcactgctatgctggacctgaagatgtggcctgtgatgtctgcactgggaggaaactgaaagccttcaagtcctgtctggtgtgtctggcctcttactgtgagaaacacctccagcctcattatgactcagctccgttaaagaaacacaagctggtggagccctccaagaagctccaggagaacatctgctctcgtcacgacgaggtgatgaagatgttctgtcgtactgatcagcagtgtatctgttatctctgctctgtggatgaacataaaggccacgacaccgtctcagctgcagcagaaaggaccgacaggcagagagagctggaggtgagtcgactcaacatccagcagaggatccaggacagagagaaagatgtgaagctgctccaacaggaggtggaggctgtcaatcgctctgctgataaagcagtggaggacagtgagaagatcttcagcgagctgatccgtctcatggagaaaagaagctgtgatgtgaagcagcaggtcagatcccagcagaaaagtgaagtgagtcgagtcaaagagcttcaggagaagctggagcaggagatcactgagctgaagaggagagacgctgagatgaagctgctgtcacacacagaggaccacAACCAGTTTTTACTCAACTACCCCTCACTGTCCCCGCTCACTGAATCTACACactcatccagcatcaatatccgtcctctgagctactttgaggacgtgacggcggctgtgtcagaagtcagagataaactacaggacgttctgagagagaaatggacaaacgtctcacagacagggactgaagtggatgttttactgtcacaaccagagcccaagaccagagctggattcttaaaatattcacgagaaatcacactggatccaaacacagcatacacatatctgttattatctgaggggaacagaaaagcaacatatATGAGACAACATCAGTCTTATGctagtcacccagacagattcactgcATGGAGGCctcaggtcctgagtagagagagtctgactggacgttgttactgggaggtggagaggagagggggacgagtttatgtagcagtcacatacaagagtatcaggaGAGCAGGGGGGGGGAATGAATGTTACTTTGGATACAATGATAAATCTTGGGCGTTAGATTGTAAACAAGacagttatatatttttgtacaaCAATGTCAAAACTCCCGTCTCAGGTCCtcagtcctccagagtaggagtgtacctggatcacagtgcaggtattctgtccttctacagcgtctctgaaaccatgactctcctccacagagtccagaccacattcactgagcctctctatgctggactttgGCTTGATTACGGTCATGGAAAcactgctgagttgtgtaaactgaaatag
- the LOC119495856 gene encoding tripartite motif-containing protein 16-like, protein MATKGDQLDQETFSCSICLDLLKDPVTTSCGHSYCMNCIKSFWDGEDEKKIYSCPQCRQTFTPRPVLLKNTMLAVLVEELKKTGLKAAPADHCYAGPEDVACDVCTGRKLKAFKSCLVCLASYCEKHLQPHYDSAPFKKHKLVEPSKKLQENICSRHNEVMKMFCRTDQQCICYLCSVDEHKGHDTVSAAAERTERQRELEVSQLNIQQRIQDREKDVKLLQQEVEAVNRSADKAVEDSEKIFTQLIRLMEKRSCDVKQQVRSQQKSEVSRVKELQEKLEQEITELKRRDAEMKLLSHTEDHNQFLLNYPSLSPLSESTHSSSINIRPLSYFEDMTAAVSEVRDKLQDVLREKWTNVSQTGTEVDVLLSQPEPKTRAGFLKYSREITLDPNTANTYVLLSEGNRKATCMRQQQSYSRHPDRFTVWCHQVLSRESLTGRCYWEVERRGRGVYVAVTYKSIRRAGVSHECIVGYNDKSWALRCEPDGYIFLYNKVKTPVSGPLSSRVGVYLDHSAGILSFYSVSETMTLLHRVQTTFTEPLYAGLWLYDYDVTAELCKLK, encoded by the coding sequence atggcgaCGAAAGGAGATCAGCTGGACCAGGAAACCTTCTCTTGttcgatctgtctggatctactgaaggatccggtgactacttcctgtggacacagctactgcatgaactgtattaaaagcttctgggatggagaggatgagaagaagatctacagctgccctcagtgtaggcagaccttcacaccAAGGCCCGTCctgctgaaaaacaccatgttagcagttttagtggaggagctgaagaagactggactcaaagctgctcctgctgatcactgctatgctggacctgaagatgtggcctgtgatgtctgcactgggaggaaactgaaagccttcaagtcctgtctggtgtgtctggcctcttactgtgagaaacacctccagcctcattatgactcagctccgttcaagaaacacaagctggtggagccctccaagaagctccaggagaacatctgctctcgtcacaacgaggtgatgaagatgttctgtcgtactgatcagcagtgtatctgttatctctgctctgtggatgaacataaaggccacgacaccgtctcagctgcagcagaaaggaccgagaggcagagagagctggaggtgagtcaactcaacatccagcagaggatccaggacagagagaaagatgtgaagctgctccaacaggaggtggaggctgtcaatcgctctgctgataaagcagtggaggacagtgagaagatcttcacccagctgatccgtctcatggagaaaagaagctgtgatgtgaagcagcaggtcagatcccagcagaaaagtgaagtgagtcgagtcaaagagcttcaggagaagctggagcaggagatcactgagctgaagaggagagacgctgagatgaagctgctgtcacacacagaggatcacaatCAGTTTCTACTCAACTACCCCTCACTGTCCCCGCTCAGTGAATCTACACactcatccagcatcaatatccgtcctctgagctactttgaggacatgacggcggctgtgtcagaagtcagagataaactacaggacgttctgagagagaaatggacaaacgtctcacagacagggactgaagtggatgttttactgtcacaaccagagcccaagaccagagctggattcttaaaatattcacgagaaatcacactggatccaaacacagcaaacacatatgtgttattatctgaggggaacagaaaagcaacatgtATGAGACAACAACAGTCTTATTCTAGacacccagacagattcactgtATGGTGTCatcaggtcctgagtagagagagtctgactggacgttgttactgggaggtggagaggagaggaagaggagtttatgtagcagtcacatacaagagtatcaggaGAGCAGGGGTGTCGCATGAATGTATAGTTGGATACAATGATAAATCTTGGGCGTTACGTTGTGAACCAGAcggttatatatttttgtacaacaaagtcaaaacccccgtctcaggtcctctgtcctccagagtaggagtgtacctggatcacagtgcaggtattctgtccttctacagcgtctctgaaaccatgactctcctccacagagtccagaccacattcactgagcctctctatgctggactttgGCTTTATGATTATGATGTcactgctgagttgtgtaaactgaaatag